The following are from one region of the Thermococcus cleftensis genome:
- a CDS encoding carboxypeptidase-like regulatory domain-containing protein gives MNSRRTGRFYALVLALLVLVSVVPGFMPGGIGTVAAAGYIINVTAETNYGDSVLFAGFPYFINGTINATQQTFANITLYYVYPNGTEITVYSRVKPISTGLNTFLINSTDPIDVDPQYSSVPRDVSQVKLVVYEYDIANGNIPGTETIFNFNVKFPFEVTYSITSSVPYDAIGNGTWVYDRAFKEISFDLAVTIQYNDTLVGSGIELPNNVTVNVTLPDGTSAETVVPINSTGGGDYTFVDLMSTLAGNASLTVLDTTNQMTQILKIPIYDWGINFSLVNIEPHAYSMVPFNITGTVYDFTHLGTNNTYSLGLNTTVNVSVGNYSTVVTLLNGKATFDLTNVVLPAGSYNLSAAHIEYTPSTIYGPIEVEPWNILVIPTITCTNGLACTEFYAGINQTLNISVTYLLSPHYNLTTTANYRVLLNGVEMYNGTINVINNSGWTIIPVSFPENGTVTVEVWDSVYHPEPSTETRSVVNWDIAGAYQVIQYPDEYDILDTQFYVGVPANLTLGIFYNEPCPVNTTVNITLELPNGTALDYSTVVSDANGTSFDVPQTFLFTEPGFVTVIYHDSLGKSYSFTIPVKDWGIFVDASPEELTQNESVNFNVFVAESLYFDYPDVRDVIVTLELPGSAPIEKTLTLEINDDISEGQGGYQGVITFENVTPQMPGIGWVIVTDVLSGKTVKMPIKINAAITPGNRWIDVTAVPATEPVYAYLGNSLKIDIQYMYSDGIAAYKDTDDHVVNITITDADGTAYHLQLPVDNGFVEIPNYAIPVNGTNNIAIDVVDAYNASITGGAVVPVTPWDVTFDFATDGTVWQYVHNTLYVTVHVNGPDVPVNVTLNGELYTDVTNGWVIEYPITDPQGTLTYNVIATYNGHQVGSSNYTVEAQPWDVTFDFATDGPLWMYLPNRIHVTTHINGPDVPVVVDYVSVHGPSQWYDVRNGDTKYIPITSNDYSILPYNSTFVAYYNGHPVGHGWYYAEPVSWNATISITPEFVYYGISTNITATVTPTNGVPLNASDLTVKLIVNGHSNVSNGVATVYLTNPTDVSGVVQVYYNGHLINSTTLNIPVREWSTNVTYTPKIFYYLPSGYANEPLAGSVVTGLPADVARAANITFEVSLPSLWIGEGTSGGNEFQFNFSWAAENFVFNSSGIVPLVIKLYDPATNFIYFNKTYNISIVPALEANVVSPSVAYVNVSFTLNVSVTSNSPNPKITVTINGTNHTNSTTQNGTVLIHKVNLTKPGEYTVIIHDASINATITRTLEVRDWHIEVTATPDNITAGSVYGVNFTVKLVDSEGDIADITENVNLSLEFSNTSVIPNGFYTWTVPVEHGEGILSAHVFAPVAGLFRVVAVDGYGNKNDTSTITVSEPNPEDLTYVYVNIRKPGSLESPDVPVNLYWGLKVGDRITYFRMADSLVQYDDSREAVFKLYPTHEFRIYVIAFPKSFNRSIVYDGMEWNESLNNTNQTYYSVNTTVEMLNLSTVNGVTTATLKVNVTKYKITELNITKVIYTVNITAPGAIDLYPGSSSVQGNAILANVTTQVYHIGNGTTRNKTDANNTTISVVIRPNDLSIEPLDNTSLKPTQAGEYFTFRAILETTNATEQFNATWSEELKAWLENLDFISDTVKEAAFQNATRLAFELVNPSSFNGPVPNATVYFHINNTAIAYLEPTNGTTDANGTVSFKVYTKAQANMTPEQLRNFVGSVNVWATYENLTTDNITVNFGGIGSISGDITDDTGMQVPGATVTLKVRKGGVWVNATDFEGNILATVSSEDGHYAIGNVPAAPEGTTYMVVVTKGNLTGYAYVTVKPFATSTADVKLTGNATETGFAMYPERVANADTVYFVFNNLGTPDAFSTTQYIARTVPIDVRTKAVLADQFNLSTLTANDVLISVGGSLVNPVTAAYEDIAPVHMVINGSNITIVAPGENFTWQAPKVWWNVSQGYFIIQLFEDESGALVVTIYGTDADSTAAGAYYFMAEIYPDIDSYNGIHYFVGLWKDTEAGADVPLPGADLGDTSGFSAGDSITIVAQG, from the coding sequence CAGGGCTTTCAAGGAGATCTCATTTGACCTGGCTGTCACCATTCAGTACAATGACACCCTAGTGGGCTCGGGTATAGAACTGCCCAACAATGTTACTGTTAACGTAACACTTCCAGACGGTACCTCCGCCGAGACGGTGGTTCCGATAAATTCTACCGGTGGTGGGGACTATACTTTTGTGGATCTCATGTCTACCCTTGCAGGAAATGCTAGCCTAACAGTTCTTGACACTACCAACCAAATGACTCAGATTCTGAAGATCCCGATTTACGACTGGGGCATCAACTTCTCGCTTGTGAATATAGAACCCCATGCATATAGCATGGTGCCCTTTAATATTACAGGCACGGTCTATGACTTCACTCATCTCGGGACCAACAACACTTACAGCCTGGGCCTCAACACCACGGTGAACGTCTCCGTCGGGAACTACAGCACTGTTGTTACCCTCTTAAACGGCAAGGCGACCTTCGACCTGACGAACGTCGTCCTCCCGGCAGGTAGCTACAACCTCAGCGCCGCCCATATCGAGTACACCCCAAGTACCATCTACGGACCTATAGAAGTTGAACCGTGGAATATCCTTGTAATCCCAACCATAACCTGCACCAATGGGCTTGCCTGCACCGAGTTCTACGCTGGGATCAACCAGACCCTTAACATAAGCGTGACCTATCTGCTCAGCCCCCACTACAACCTCACCACGACCGCCAACTACAGGGTCCTCCTGAACGGTGTTGAGATGTACAACGGCACAATAAACGTTATCAACAACTCCGGCTGGACCATCATTCCGGTCAGCTTCCCGGAGAACGGAACTGTTACCGTTGAGGTCTGGGATAGTGTCTACCATCCCGAACCCAGCACGGAGACCCGCAGTGTTGTGAACTGGGACATTGCCGGGGCTTACCAGGTCATCCAGTACCCGGACGAGTACGATATCCTGGATACCCAGTTCTACGTCGGCGTTCCCGCGAACCTCACGCTGGGCATATTCTACAACGAACCCTGTCCGGTGAACACCACCGTTAACATAACCCTCGAGCTCCCCAATGGGACGGCGCTCGACTACTCGACGGTGGTCTCCGACGCCAACGGGACCAGCTTTGACGTTCCACAGACCTTCCTGTTCACCGAGCCCGGCTTCGTCACCGTGATCTATCACGACAGCCTCGGCAAGAGCTACAGCTTCACCATACCCGTCAAGGACTGGGGAATCTTCGTTGACGCCTCTCCTGAGGAGCTCACCCAGAACGAGAGCGTCAACTTCAACGTCTTCGTCGCTGAGTCACTGTACTTCGACTACCCTGATGTGAGAGACGTCATCGTCACCCTTGAACTTCCGGGCAGTGCTCCCATCGAGAAGACACTCACCCTCGAGATCAACGATGATATTAGCGAAGGTCAGGGTGGATACCAGGGCGTGATAACCTTCGAGAACGTCACCCCGCAGATGCCGGGAATCGGGTGGGTCATCGTTACCGACGTCCTCAGCGGCAAGACTGTTAAGATGCCGATAAAGATCAACGCGGCCATAACACCTGGAAACAGGTGGATTGACGTTACTGCAGTTCCCGCCACCGAGCCCGTCTACGCGTACCTTGGCAACAGCCTGAAGATCGACATCCAGTACATGTACAGCGACGGAATCGCGGCCTACAAGGACACCGACGACCACGTTGTTAACATCACGATAACCGATGCCGACGGAACGGCCTATCACCTCCAGCTCCCGGTTGACAACGGCTTCGTTGAGATACCCAACTATGCCATACCGGTCAACGGTACCAACAACATAGCCATCGACGTCGTGGACGCCTACAACGCCAGCATAACCGGCGGTGCCGTGGTCCCGGTCACGCCGTGGGACGTCACGTTTGACTTCGCCACGGATGGTACCGTTTGGCAGTACGTGCACAACACTCTCTACGTGACCGTCCACGTCAATGGTCCGGACGTTCCGGTCAACGTCACCCTCAACGGCGAGCTCTACACCGACGTCACCAACGGTTGGGTCATCGAGTACCCAATAACCGACCCGCAGGGAACGCTCACCTACAACGTCATTGCCACCTACAATGGCCACCAGGTCGGAAGCAGCAATTACACCGTTGAGGCCCAGCCGTGGGACGTCACGTTTGACTTCGCCACCGACGGACCCCTCTGGATGTACCTCCCCAACAGGATTCACGTGACCACTCACATCAACGGTCCGGACGTTCCGGTTGTCGTGGACTACGTAAGCGTCCACGGCCCGAGCCAGTGGTACGATGTGAGGAACGGGGATACGAAGTACATCCCCATTACCTCCAACGACTACTCGATCCTCCCGTACAACAGCACATTTGTGGCGTATTACAATGGACACCCGGTCGGGCATGGGTGGTACTACGCTGAGCCCGTCAGCTGGAACGCCACCATATCTATAACCCCCGAGTTCGTATACTATGGAATATCCACCAACATAACTGCAACCGTCACGCCTACCAATGGGGTACCACTTAACGCCAGCGATCTCACGGTTAAGCTCATCGTTAACGGGCATTCCAACGTGAGCAATGGAGTAGCCACGGTTTACCTCACCAACCCAACAGATGTGAGCGGCGTAGTGCAAGTCTATTACAACGGCCATCTGATCAATAGCACTACCCTTAACATACCTGTCAGGGAGTGGTCCACCAATGTTACCTACACTCCAAAGATCTTCTACTACCTCCCGAGTGGATACGCTAACGAGCCTCTAGCAGGAAGTGTAGTCACGGGGCTTCCGGCGGATGTTGCAAGGGCGGCCAACATAACGTTTGAGGTTTCACTTCCAAGCTTGTGGATAGGAGAGGGAACTTCAGGAGGTAATGAGTTCCAGTTCAACTTCTCGTGGGCTGCCGAGAACTTCGTCTTCAACAGCAGTGGAATAGTGCCATTGGTGATCAAACTCTACGACCCGGCTACCAACTTCATTTACTTCAACAAGACCTACAACATCTCCATAGTGCCTGCCCTAGAGGCTAACGTGGTGTCCCCAAGCGTTGCCTACGTGAACGTCTCCTTCACCCTTAATGTCAGCGTGACTTCCAACTCTCCGAACCCGAAGATAACCGTCACGATCAACGGAACCAACCACACCAACAGCACAACCCAGAACGGAACAGTTCTCATACACAAAGTGAATCTCACCAAGCCCGGTGAGTACACCGTGATAATCCACGATGCTAGCATCAACGCGACCATAACCAGAACCCTCGAGGTTCGCGACTGGCACATTGAAGTGACCGCCACGCCCGACAACATAACCGCGGGAAGCGTTTATGGCGTGAACTTCACCGTCAAGCTGGTGGACAGCGAGGGAGATATAGCCGACATAACTGAGAACGTGAACCTGTCCCTGGAGTTCAGCAACACCAGTGTTATCCCCAACGGGTTCTACACATGGACAGTACCTGTGGAGCACGGTGAGGGTATACTCAGCGCCCACGTGTTTGCCCCCGTTGCAGGACTCTTCAGGGTGGTGGCCGTCGACGGTTACGGCAACAAGAACGACACGAGCACCATAACAGTAAGCGAGCCCAACCCGGAGGATCTCACGTACGTCTACGTCAACATCAGGAAGCCCGGTTCGCTGGAGTCGCCTGACGTACCCGTCAACCTATACTGGGGCCTTAAGGTGGGTGACAGAATAACGTACTTCAGAATGGCAGACTCGCTGGTGCAGTACGATGACTCCAGGGAGGCCGTCTTTAAGCTTTACCCGACACATGAGTTTAGAATCTACGTCATTGCATTCCCGAAGAGCTTCAACAGGTCCATCGTCTACGATGGGATGGAGTGGAACGAGTCATTGAACAACACAAACCAAACATACTACTCCGTGAACACTACTGTGGAGATGCTCAACCTCAGCACGGTTAACGGCGTTACCACAGCGACGTTGAAAGTCAACGTCACGAAATACAAGATTACGGAACTTAACATTACAAAAGTGATCTACACCGTTAACATAACCGCGCCGGGTGCCATTGACCTCTATCCGGGTTCCTCATCGGTTCAGGGCAATGCAATCCTCGCCAACGTTACCACTCAGGTGTACCATATCGGCAATGGAACCACTCGCAATAAGACTGACGCCAATAATACCACAATATCTGTCGTAATCAGGCCGAATGACCTCAGCATTGAGCCACTTGACAACACCTCCCTCAAGCCGACCCAGGCGGGCGAGTACTTCACATTCAGGGCCATACTTGAAACTACCAACGCCACGGAGCAGTTCAACGCCACCTGGTCAGAAGAGCTCAAGGCTTGGCTTGAGAACCTCGACTTCATCAGCGACACTGTCAAAGAGGCGGCATTCCAGAATGCCACAAGACTGGCCTTTGAGCTAGTGAACCCATCGAGCTTCAACGGACCAGTGCCAAACGCTACCGTATACTTCCACATCAATAACACCGCGATTGCATACCTTGAGCCGACCAACGGTACCACCGACGCCAACGGAACGGTTTCATTCAAGGTTTACACCAAGGCCCAGGCTAACATGACTCCCGAGCAGCTCCGCAACTTCGTGGGTTCAGTCAACGTGTGGGCCACCTACGAGAACCTCACGACCGACAATATAACTGTGAACTTTGGAGGAATTGGTTCAATCTCCGGCGACATCACGGATGACACGGGAATGCAGGTTCCTGGAGCAACGGTAACGCTCAAGGTCCGTAAGGGAGGCGTATGGGTCAACGCTACTGACTTCGAGGGTAACATCCTCGCCACAGTCTCCAGTGAGGACGGACACTATGCGATTGGCAATGTCCCGGCCGCTCCTGAAGGAACGACGTACATGGTCGTTGTAACCAAGGGCAACCTCACGGGATACGCCTACGTCACTGTGAAGCCATTTGCCACATCCACCGCCGACGTCAAACTGACGGGCAACGCCACCGAGACTGGCTTCGCGATGTACCCTGAAAGGGTTGCCAACGCCGACACCGTCTACTTCGTCTTCAACAACCTCGGAACGCCAGATGCGTTCTCAACCACCCAGTACATAGCCCGCACCGTTCCCATTGATGTCAGGACGAAGGCAGTGCTTGCCGATCAGTTCAACCTCAGCACACTGACCGCCAACGACGTGCTCATCTCAGTCGGTGGATCGCTCGTCAACCCGGTTACCGCAGCCTACGAGGATATAGCGCCAGTGCACATGGTCATAAACGGTAGCAACATAACCATCGTTGCACCCGGAGAGAACTTCACCTGGCAGGCTCCCAAGGTCTGGTGGAACGTCAGCCAGGGCTACTTCATAATACAGCTCTTCGAGGACGAGAGCGGAGCCCTCGTCGTGACCATCTACGGTACCGACGCCGACAGCACCGCGGCAGGGGCCTACTACTTTATGGCCGAGATTTACCCCGACATCGACAGCTACAACGGTATCCACTACTTCGTCGGACTCTGGAAGGACACCGAGGCTGGAGCCGATGTTCCGCTACCGGGTGCGGACCTTGGAGACACGAGCGGCTTCAGCGCCGGCGACAGCATAACCATAGTCGCCCAGGGCTGA